One genomic region from Muriicola soli encodes:
- a CDS encoding 4-hydroxyproline epimerase: protein MASHTFYCVDGHTCGNPVRLVVKGGPPLTGKTMSEKRQHFVRKFDWIRKGLMFEPRGHDMMSGSILYPPSDPENDFGILFIETSGCLPMCGHGAIGTITMAIEEKVILPKNQGTVRMETPAGLIIASYSKKGSKVNWVKLQNVPSYLAAEDLVIECPVLGSLTFDVAYGGNFYAIIDPQKNYKGLEHYSAAQLVQLSPEIRKRINEKYPNHFIHPENDTIRDVSHLMWTGEPRTSEASGRNAVFYGDKAIDRSPCGTGTSARLAQWYARGRIKAGQEFIHESIIGSTFTATIEGVVSVGSYPAIIPGIKGWAKNTGYNRITLDEDDPYVCGFQVV, encoded by the coding sequence TTGGCCAGCCACACCTTTTACTGTGTAGACGGACATACCTGCGGAAACCCCGTGAGGCTTGTGGTTAAAGGCGGCCCACCTCTTACGGGTAAGACGATGAGTGAGAAACGCCAGCATTTTGTGAGGAAATTCGATTGGATTCGCAAAGGTCTGATGTTTGAACCCAGGGGTCACGATATGATGAGTGGAAGTATCCTCTATCCCCCTTCAGACCCTGAGAATGATTTCGGGATCTTGTTTATAGAAACCAGCGGATGTTTACCCATGTGCGGACATGGCGCTATCGGGACCATCACCATGGCAATAGAAGAAAAAGTGATCCTTCCCAAGAATCAGGGCACGGTAAGAATGGAAACACCGGCCGGATTAATTATAGCATCTTATTCGAAGAAAGGGAGCAAAGTAAACTGGGTGAAACTTCAAAATGTGCCTTCTTATCTGGCAGCTGAAGACCTGGTAATAGAATGCCCGGTTCTGGGCAGCCTTACCTTTGATGTGGCGTATGGGGGTAACTTTTACGCCATTATTGATCCTCAGAAAAACTATAAAGGCCTTGAGCATTATAGTGCCGCTCAGTTGGTGCAGCTAAGTCCTGAAATCCGAAAACGAATTAACGAGAAATACCCGAATCACTTTATTCATCCGGAGAATGATACCATCCGTGATGTAAGTCACCTGATGTGGACAGGTGAGCCACGCACCTCAGAAGCTAGTGGGAGGAACGCCGTATTTTACGGCGATAAGGCTATTGATCGCTCTCCTTGTGGTACGGGAACTTCGGCCAGGCTAGCCCAATGGTATGCCAGGGGAAGGATAAAAGCAGGGCAGGAATTTATTCACGAAAGCATTATCGGATCTACATTTACAGCGACCATTGAAGGAGTCGTTAGTGTAGGAAGTTACCCTGCCATCATACCCGGAATAAAAGGATGGGCTAAGAATACCGGATACAATCGGATCACCCTCGATGAGGATGATCCGTATGTCTGTGGTTTTCAGGTTGTCTGA
- a CDS encoding dihydrodipicolinate synthase family protein, with protein sequence MNFKWEGVMPAVTTKFTSDDTLDLELFLKNVDAQIKAGVSGIILGGTLGEASTLEEGEKESLVTATVKYVSGKVPVIVNIAEQSTRGALKAVELAEKYGANGLMVLPPMRYKANNTETVTYFSEIAKSTTLPIMIYNNPVDYGIEVSLSMFEELIHFPNIQAVKESTRDITNITRLRNRFGERLNILCGVDTLALESLLAGADGWVAGLVCAFPRETVAIYKWIKEGKHREALALYRWFMPLLELDINPQLVQNIKLAEVATGLGSEFVRAPRLPLQGEERKRVQGIINAAMASRPVVKL encoded by the coding sequence ATGAACTTTAAGTGGGAAGGCGTTATGCCCGCCGTTACAACTAAATTTACCAGTGATGACACTTTAGACCTGGAACTGTTTCTGAAGAATGTTGATGCCCAGATTAAGGCAGGAGTAAGTGGAATTATCCTTGGGGGTACTTTGGGCGAAGCGAGTACCCTGGAAGAAGGTGAAAAAGAATCCCTGGTAACGGCAACTGTTAAATATGTATCCGGAAAAGTACCTGTGATTGTAAATATTGCCGAGCAGTCTACCCGTGGCGCACTAAAAGCTGTAGAGCTTGCAGAAAAATACGGAGCAAACGGACTCATGGTGTTGCCTCCTATGCGGTACAAGGCAAATAATACGGAGACCGTAACGTATTTCTCTGAAATTGCGAAAAGTACCACTTTACCCATTATGATCTACAACAATCCTGTGGATTACGGTATTGAAGTAAGCCTTTCGATGTTTGAGGAATTAATTCATTTTCCAAATATCCAGGCTGTTAAGGAGTCTACGCGCGATATCACTAATATCACCCGACTCAGAAACCGTTTTGGCGAGCGTCTGAACATCCTGTGTGGAGTAGATACCCTTGCCCTGGAAAGCCTTTTGGCTGGAGCAGATGGTTGGGTGGCCGGTCTGGTATGCGCTTTTCCCAGGGAAACGGTAGCCATATATAAATGGATAAAGGAAGGGAAGCACAGGGAAGCCCTTGCTCTTTACCGCTGGTTTATGCCGCTTCTGGAGTTGGACATCAATCCCCAATTAGTACAGAATATCAAATTAGCTGAAGTAGCCACAGGGCTGGGGTCAGAATTCGTCAGAGCACCCAGGTTGCCCCTTCAGGGAGAAGAAAGGAAACGGGTACAAGGGATTATCAATGCGGCAATGGCCAGCAGACCTGTCGTTAAACTTTAA
- a CDS encoding aldehyde dehydrogenase (NADP(+)), whose protein sequence is MLDGKNIIGYDRTQRGSVTFRTINPVLNKENDTLFYEASEEEVEQAVSLAQKAARFYSETTHGDRAAFLKAIADEIMALGEDLIEIYCKESGLPEGRAKGERSRTVNQLKLCAELLDEGSFVEASIDTAMPDREPNPRVDLRKMMVPLGPVAVFGASNFPLAYSSAGGDTASALAAGCPVIVKGHPMHAGTGSMVSSAIISAAKKSGMPEGVFSHLNSKGHAVGEALVKHSQIKAVGFTGSHGGGRALFNMAAEREEPIPVFAEMGSVNPVVFLPEILKKEKEKWAKTLAGSVTLGSGQFCTNPGIMMGIKGSELEQFAEILTDEILNISPSSMLHPDIAGKYEEGKKMMHSQKGTAVVAEWKEKTEPNVGRQAILKVSASEFMENPKLHQEVFGPFSLLVECLNIEDLERSVALLEGQLTASIIGTSDELRGYDFLIGLLRDRVGRLIFNGVPTGVEVCASMHHGGPYPATTDSRFTAVGHDAIKRWLRPVCYQNCPDELLPVALQNANPLQLLRRVDGALTQSKI, encoded by the coding sequence ATGTTAGACGGAAAGAATATTATTGGATATGATCGTACACAAAGAGGTTCTGTTACGTTCAGAACAATAAATCCAGTTTTAAATAAAGAGAATGACACCCTGTTTTACGAAGCTTCCGAGGAGGAAGTAGAACAGGCTGTTTCCCTAGCGCAAAAAGCCGCTCGTTTTTATTCCGAAACCACTCATGGTGATCGGGCTGCATTTCTCAAGGCTATTGCCGATGAGATTATGGCCCTGGGGGAAGATCTGATAGAAATATACTGTAAAGAGTCTGGTTTGCCCGAAGGCAGGGCAAAAGGGGAGAGAAGCAGGACGGTTAATCAGTTAAAGCTTTGCGCTGAGCTCCTGGATGAGGGCTCATTTGTGGAAGCAAGTATTGATACCGCAATGCCGGACAGAGAGCCGAATCCCAGAGTAGACCTGCGAAAAATGATGGTCCCTTTAGGTCCGGTTGCTGTCTTTGGCGCCAGTAACTTCCCTTTGGCATATTCCTCTGCTGGGGGCGATACAGCGAGTGCCCTGGCAGCCGGCTGCCCGGTAATTGTTAAAGGTCACCCAATGCATGCCGGAACGGGCAGTATGGTGTCATCTGCCATTATCTCTGCTGCAAAGAAAAGTGGTATGCCCGAAGGGGTCTTTTCACACCTCAACAGCAAGGGGCACGCAGTAGGGGAGGCTTTGGTAAAGCATTCACAGATCAAAGCTGTAGGATTTACGGGTAGTCATGGAGGAGGACGTGCTCTGTTCAACATGGCCGCTGAAAGGGAAGAACCTATTCCTGTTTTTGCTGAGATGGGCAGTGTAAATCCTGTTGTCTTTCTTCCTGAGATACTGAAAAAAGAAAAAGAGAAATGGGCTAAAACTCTAGCCGGTTCAGTTACCCTTGGGAGTGGTCAATTCTGTACAAATCCGGGAATAATGATGGGAATAAAGGGTTCAGAATTAGAGCAGTTTGCAGAAATCCTGACGGATGAAATTCTCAATATTTCCCCATCAAGTATGTTACACCCGGACATTGCAGGAAAATACGAGGAGGGCAAGAAAATGATGCATTCCCAGAAAGGTACTGCAGTTGTAGCCGAGTGGAAAGAGAAGACCGAACCCAATGTAGGTAGGCAGGCGATATTAAAGGTGAGTGCCTCAGAATTCATGGAGAATCCCAAACTCCACCAGGAAGTTTTCGGGCCATTTTCGCTCCTGGTAGAATGTTTGAACATAGAGGACCTTGAGCGTTCTGTGGCTCTTTTGGAGGGTCAGCTCACGGCTTCAATTATTGGTACTTCGGATGAACTCAGGGGGTATGATTTTCTGATAGGACTGTTGAGAGACCGGGTAGGACGCCTGATTTTTAACGGGGTACCTACCGGTGTTGAAGTCTGTGCCTCTATGCATCACGGAGGACCCTATCCGGCTACTACAGACAGCCGGTTTACCGCAGTTGGCCATGATGCCATCAAGCGTTGGTTAAGACCGGTGTGTTATCAAAACTGCCCGGATGAATTATTACCGGTAGCCTTGCAAAATGCCAATCCTCTCCAGCTGCTGAGAAGGGTAGATGGCGCCCTAACCCAATCAAAAATCTAA
- a CDS encoding xanthine dehydrogenase family protein molybdopterin-binding subunit has protein sequence MTKIRTQYNRRSFIKVSAAAGGGMIIGFSWLNACKPNSPEIAQGLPLPEEWYEINGYIKIGDTGLVTIYSPNPEIGQNVRTSMPMIVAEELDVPWDHVVVEQAPLNTGFYQNQFAGGSLSIRLSWNALRMAGATGRRMLLEAAAKEWGVEVADLTASEGMIKEKEGDRSVSYGDIASKAVGIEIPEEVELKEVKDFKLIGTSQKNVDGKKIVTGEPLFGLDFHRDGMKLAMIAHPPAFGMKIGKFNKDEIIGMNGIDDAFVIDISIEEPGMFDERGFHELIAIVGESTWPLMEAKKALRVEWETVGELENSAKHKERLATALESGEVQEKRRDGNPEAAFKKAAKVIERTYTAPFIAHNTLEPMNFFANVSADAAELIGPTQTPEALEGSVAKLLNMPIENITVNMTRIGGGFGRRLYVHFGLEAAAISKKIGAPVKMIYTREDDMTQGTYRPTYTSVYKAGLDENNKLIAFSVKGAGLPDGPVFPNRFPAGTVENYSAEKIAAPTNVTTGAWRAPRSNFTAGAEQSFLDEVAELAGKDPIDFRLELFDRAINDPVGAEHDYEAERYAGVLKLVKEKSNWGTPMPGVHRGVAAYYCHSTYVAEVFDMIMENGNPVVQKVWCAVDCGIVVNQDGAVNMIQGGVVDGIGHAMYSQLTFENGAPKEMNFDTYKLIRHSQAPREIEVFFVENEIAPTGLGEPGLPPAMGALANAMYKATGVRYYDQPFMGMERRVLG, from the coding sequence ATGACTAAGATTAGAACACAATATAACAGACGTTCATTTATAAAAGTATCAGCCGCTGCAGGTGGAGGAATGATCATCGGCTTTAGCTGGCTCAATGCTTGTAAGCCCAATTCTCCGGAAATCGCTCAAGGCTTGCCACTTCCTGAGGAATGGTATGAGATCAACGGATATATTAAAATCGGGGATACCGGCCTGGTGACAATTTATTCTCCCAATCCGGAAATCGGGCAAAACGTGCGTACTTCTATGCCCATGATCGTAGCTGAAGAACTCGATGTGCCATGGGATCATGTCGTAGTTGAACAAGCGCCACTGAACACCGGCTTCTATCAAAATCAGTTTGCCGGGGGAAGCCTCTCGATTCGTCTGAGCTGGAATGCGCTAAGAATGGCGGGGGCTACCGGAAGACGTATGCTTTTGGAAGCCGCAGCTAAAGAATGGGGTGTTGAGGTAGCTGATCTGACCGCCAGCGAAGGAATGATCAAAGAAAAAGAAGGTGATCGCTCTGTTTCTTATGGAGATATTGCCTCAAAAGCCGTGGGTATCGAAATTCCTGAAGAAGTAGAGTTGAAGGAGGTAAAAGATTTTAAACTCATCGGTACGAGTCAGAAAAATGTTGACGGGAAAAAGATCGTAACCGGGGAACCGCTTTTTGGTCTCGACTTTCACCGGGATGGGATGAAATTAGCCATGATTGCACATCCACCGGCATTTGGAATGAAGATTGGAAAGTTTAATAAAGATGAAATCATTGGTATGAACGGAATCGATGACGCCTTTGTCATCGATATTTCGATTGAAGAGCCCGGAATGTTTGATGAAAGAGGTTTTCACGAATTGATCGCCATAGTTGGAGAATCTACCTGGCCGCTGATGGAGGCGAAAAAAGCACTGAGGGTGGAATGGGAAACTGTAGGAGAATTAGAAAATTCTGCCAAACACAAAGAACGTTTAGCCACTGCCCTTGAATCGGGAGAAGTTCAGGAGAAACGGCGGGATGGAAATCCCGAGGCTGCCTTCAAAAAAGCAGCAAAAGTGATAGAGCGTACCTATACTGCTCCCTTTATCGCTCACAATACGTTGGAGCCTATGAATTTCTTTGCCAATGTCAGCGCTGATGCCGCTGAACTCATCGGCCCTACACAAACCCCTGAAGCCCTGGAAGGTTCTGTGGCCAAATTGCTCAATATGCCTATTGAAAATATCACGGTTAATATGACCCGGATAGGTGGTGGGTTCGGAAGACGACTTTATGTCCACTTCGGCCTGGAAGCAGCAGCCATTTCTAAAAAAATTGGAGCACCTGTGAAGATGATCTATACCAGGGAGGACGATATGACACAGGGTACTTACAGGCCTACCTACACTTCTGTATACAAGGCCGGGTTGGATGAAAACAACAAGCTTATTGCATTTTCTGTAAAGGGTGCCGGGTTACCGGATGGCCCGGTATTTCCAAATCGATTCCCGGCAGGTACTGTGGAAAACTATTCTGCTGAAAAAATAGCAGCGCCTACCAATGTGACTACAGGGGCCTGGCGTGCTCCCAGGTCCAATTTTACAGCCGGAGCAGAACAGTCCTTCCTCGATGAAGTGGCCGAGTTGGCCGGAAAGGATCCTATAGATTTTCGCTTAGAATTATTTGACCGGGCAATTAATGATCCGGTGGGTGCAGAGCACGACTATGAAGCAGAACGCTACGCCGGAGTACTGAAATTAGTGAAGGAGAAGTCCAATTGGGGAACGCCGATGCCAGGAGTGCATCGTGGGGTTGCTGCTTATTACTGCCACTCCACATATGTAGCCGAAGTATTCGACATGATCATGGAAAACGGAAATCCTGTAGTTCAGAAAGTCTGGTGCGCTGTTGATTGTGGAATAGTGGTAAATCAAGACGGTGCAGTGAATATGATTCAAGGTGGCGTTGTAGATGGTATTGGCCACGCCATGTACAGTCAGCTCACCTTTGAAAACGGGGCACCGAAAGAAATGAATTTCGACACCTATAAACTGATCCGCCATTCACAGGCACCAAGGGAAATCGAAGTATTCTTTGTAGAAAATGAGATCGCTCCTACCGGACTTGGAGAACCGGGATTGCCCCCAGCCATGGGTGCATTGGCTAATGCCATGTACAAGGCTACAGGTGTGCGATACTACGATCAGCCGTTTATGGGAATGGAGCGAAGAGTGCTCGGTTAG
- a CDS encoding TonB-dependent receptor encodes MHISINYQNSKAFFTILFLMQCFISMGHEIKGKIMDPYNKPVEGVGIYNETTQDFTYSDISGYFELDTIAVNDVLYFYSLGYETVSKVISNDDLNSSVSVVLKEAPVSLEQVVLISKIDAFSRMVQIDVEQNPVRSSQEVLRRVPGLLIGQHAGGGKAEQLFLRGFDLDHGTDIAISVDDMPVNLVSHAHGQGYSDLHFLIPETLDRLDFEKGPYRAEQGNFATAGHVAIKTKDKIEQNQISLEAGDFNTLRLVSLIKLLETDHADGYIASEGLVTDGFFESPQNFNRLNLMGSFRFSKENESLRLGASHFQSRWDASGQIPQRAVDAGLISRFGSIDDTEGGTTSRSNLWLNHFKALDEHQSIRTSAYLSAYDFELYSNFTFFLNDPVYGDQIRQKEDRIILGAKSVYQKKLHTKDEVHAELEIGSGFRYDQVSDVELSRSRNRSETLENIALGQIDELNGFAFADLEYTLGKWTLNGALRTDYFNFQYENDLSETYDRQRKTKVFIAPKFNVLYTASPELQAFLKTGLGFHSNDARVVLANTGERTLPGAFGSDLGIIWKPGSRTVVNAGLWMLRSQQEFVYVGDEGIVEPSGRSSRAGADLGVRHQWTDDLYLYADVNYTYARSIDEPEGQDFIPLAPDLTSAGGITFGGIKNLKASLQYRYIKDRPANEDNSIVAEGYFVTDLNLNYSINNLTLGVVVENLFDTEWNETQFATASRLRNEQQAVEEIHFTPGTPFFIRGRLSLSF; translated from the coding sequence ATGCATATCTCTATTAACTATCAAAATTCGAAGGCATTTTTCACCATTTTATTCCTGATGCAATGTTTTATCTCCATGGGGCATGAAATTAAGGGCAAGATTATGGACCCTTACAACAAGCCAGTGGAAGGGGTTGGGATCTACAACGAAACAACTCAGGACTTCACCTATTCTGATATCAGCGGATACTTTGAGTTGGATACAATCGCGGTAAACGATGTCCTTTATTTCTACAGCCTGGGGTACGAGACGGTTTCCAAAGTGATCTCCAATGACGATCTCAATTCTTCTGTATCTGTGGTTTTAAAAGAGGCCCCTGTATCGCTTGAACAGGTAGTTCTTATCTCTAAAATCGATGCTTTTAGTAGAATGGTCCAAATTGACGTAGAACAAAATCCGGTGCGTTCATCGCAGGAAGTTCTCAGGAGGGTACCCGGATTATTGATAGGTCAGCATGCGGGAGGGGGTAAGGCGGAACAATTATTTTTACGTGGATTCGACCTGGATCACGGTACGGATATTGCCATTTCTGTAGACGATATGCCGGTTAATCTGGTGTCTCATGCCCACGGGCAAGGATATTCAGACCTCCACTTCCTCATTCCGGAAACCCTGGACAGGCTAGATTTTGAAAAGGGACCCTACCGCGCTGAGCAAGGCAATTTTGCTACTGCAGGTCATGTAGCCATAAAAACCAAAGACAAAATAGAGCAAAACCAGATTAGCCTGGAAGCAGGGGATTTTAATACCCTGAGGTTGGTGAGCCTGATTAAATTACTGGAGACGGATCATGCGGATGGATACATTGCCTCGGAGGGCCTTGTAACCGATGGCTTCTTTGAATCTCCACAGAATTTCAATCGCCTCAACTTGATGGGTAGTTTTCGTTTTAGCAAAGAAAACGAGTCCCTGAGGCTGGGTGCTTCTCACTTTCAAAGTCGATGGGATGCCTCCGGACAAATTCCACAGCGGGCAGTAGATGCGGGATTAATTAGTAGGTTCGGGAGTATTGATGATACGGAAGGCGGAACCACTTCGAGATCTAATTTATGGCTCAATCACTTTAAGGCATTGGATGAACACCAGAGTATTCGCACCTCTGCTTACCTCTCTGCCTATGATTTTGAGTTGTATTCAAATTTCACTTTTTTTCTCAACGATCCAGTATATGGGGATCAGATCAGACAAAAGGAAGACAGAATAATCCTGGGTGCAAAATCGGTTTATCAGAAAAAGCTGCACACAAAGGATGAGGTGCATGCCGAGTTGGAAATTGGGTCGGGATTTCGTTACGACCAGGTAAGTGACGTAGAACTTTCGCGCAGCAGGAACCGCAGTGAAACACTTGAGAATATTGCGTTGGGACAGATAGACGAACTCAATGGCTTTGCCTTTGCTGATCTGGAGTACACGCTAGGGAAATGGACGCTTAATGGAGCCCTAAGAACCGATTATTTTAACTTCCAATACGAAAATGATCTGAGTGAGACCTATGACCGGCAGCGTAAAACCAAGGTATTTATCGCTCCTAAGTTTAATGTCCTCTATACGGCTTCACCAGAACTACAGGCCTTTCTTAAAACCGGCCTGGGCTTTCATTCTAATGATGCCAGGGTAGTGCTCGCCAATACAGGAGAAAGAACACTCCCCGGTGCTTTTGGCTCAGACCTGGGAATCATTTGGAAGCCTGGTTCCAGAACAGTTGTGAATGCAGGCCTGTGGATGCTGAGGTCGCAACAGGAATTTGTCTATGTTGGGGACGAGGGAATTGTAGAGCCCAGCGGCAGGAGCAGCAGGGCAGGAGCAGACCTGGGAGTTAGGCATCAATGGACAGACGATCTTTATTTGTACGCCGATGTGAACTATACCTATGCCCGCTCCATTGATGAGCCTGAAGGACAAGACTTTATTCCTCTGGCACCAGACCTTACGTCTGCCGGGGGTATTACCTTTGGAGGGATAAAGAACCTGAAAGCCTCATTGCAATACAGATATATAAAGGACAGGCCGGCAAATGAGGACAACAGCATTGTGGCCGAAGGGTATTTTGTCACCGATTTGAATTTGAATTATTCCATAAATAACCTCACTTTAGGGGTTGTAGTTGAGAATCTGTTTGATACCGAATGGAATGAAACCCAGTTTGCGACAGCGAGCAGATTGAGAAATGAACAACAGGCCGTGGAAGAGATCCATTTTACTCCCGGGACTCCATTTTTTATCAGGGGAAGGTTATCACTGAGCTTCTGA
- a CDS encoding (2Fe-2S)-binding protein: MANYSLRINGKQVEVDVDPKTPMLWVLRDHLKLVGTKYGCGIAQCGSCTIHLGDAAVRSCQLPVAVVGNQSITTIEGLSENADHPVQQAWLEHDVPQCGYCQAGQIMSAAALLKNNPNPSDQDIDAAMDGNLCRCGTYVRIKQAIKTAANSESA; the protein is encoded by the coding sequence ATGGCAAATTATTCCCTCAGGATCAACGGAAAACAAGTAGAGGTTGACGTTGATCCAAAAACCCCAATGCTTTGGGTACTCAGAGACCACCTTAAATTGGTAGGAACAAAATACGGTTGTGGAATTGCGCAATGCGGTTCTTGTACTATCCATTTGGGTGATGCCGCCGTACGCTCATGCCAGCTTCCGGTAGCCGTGGTTGGCAATCAGTCCATAACCACTATTGAAGGCTTGTCTGAAAATGCAGACCACCCCGTGCAACAAGCATGGCTCGAACACGATGTGCCCCAATGCGGGTACTGCCAGGCCGGTCAGATCATGTCTGCCGCGGCCCTGTTAAAAAACAATCCCAATCCCAGCGATCAGGATATCGATGCTGCCATGGATGGGAATCTTTGCCGATGCGGCACTTATGTAAGAATCAAACAGGCGATCAAAACTGCAGCGAATTCAGAATCTGCCTGA